A single region of the Nicotiana sylvestris chromosome 6, ASM39365v2, whole genome shotgun sequence genome encodes:
- the LOC138871586 gene encoding uncharacterized protein, which translates to MDTFNGNHFNLDVDLISLQLIPHLEVSIRHKIKECITSIHWEYGCTITKTKAYLGSKRAFKIIYGDWDKSIASLPRYMAALKHFNPGTVVEWKLEQSATIPEYIFRYVFWAFKRTIDGFVNCRPVISIDGTLVYGKYDIKLLIDVAVDVNGQIFPLAFAICANESQEMWALFLNHLKQHIVKQRSDICLISDWHGGILSSVEDFPDWQEPYAYHCYCVRHLKANFQKKYLNKDLHDLMWMAATDHQQCKFRWRMESIRQLDKRAYNWLMRHELHKWTLHADGGRQWGTITTNVSESFNRLLKSARGFPVIAMVRMTFKQMAERFVERHKGASELMERGVEFMPIPMKRFEKYRRRAHWHSYLQYDHSRGVFEVRTAIHQHRGNNIHIVNEASRLCSCGKWTMYHMPCSHAMKCFQQTGLGATNYVDR; encoded by the coding sequence atggacacattcaatgggaatcacttcaacttggatgttgacttgatttctcttcaaCTGATTCCAcacttggaagtgtccattaggcacaagatcaaagagtgtattacatccATCCACTGGGAATATGGGTGTACTATTACCAAAACAAAGGCATATCTCGGGAGCAAACGTGCATTTAAAATTATTTATGGTGACTGGGATAAGTCAATTGcatctctacccaggtacatggccgcactgaaACACTTTAACCctgggactgttgttgaatggaagcttgagcagagtgCAACAATACCAGAATATATATTCAGATACGTGTTCTGGGCATTTAAACGAACAATTGATGGTTTCGTGAATTGTCGTCCagtaatttccatagacggtactcttGTCTATGGAAAATATGATATTAAGTTGTTGATCGATGTTGCAGTAGATgtcaatggacaaatatttccatTAGCTTTTGCCATCtgtgccaatgaaagccaagAGATGTGGGCgttatttttgaaccacttgaagcagcacattgtcaaacaacgttcagatatttgtctaatatctgattggcatggtggtatattaagttctgtagaGGATTTTCCTGACTggcaggaaccctatgcataccactgttactgtgtgaggcacctgaaggccaattttcaGAAGAAATATCTTAACAAAGACTtgcatgatttgatgtggatggctgcaaccgATCACCAACAGTGCAAATTCAGGTGGCGCATGGAATCGATCCGGCAGTTAGACAAAAGAGCCTATAATTGGTTGATGCGACATGAGCTTCAcaagtggacattgcatgctgatggtgGCAGACAATGGGGAACCATAactacaaatgtgtcggagtcTTTCAACAGGttattgaagtctgcacgtgGATTTCCTGTCATTGCCATGGTCcggatgacattcaaacagatggcggagaggtttgttgaaagacATAAAGGTGCATCGGAACtgatggagaggggtgttgaatttatgccaataccgatgaaaagatttgagaaatacaggaggcgagcacattggcattcatattTACAGTATGATCACAGCcgaggtgtttttgaagttcgcactgcTATCCATCAACACCGGGGGAATAATATACACATCGTAAATGAAGCCAGCaggttgtgttcatgtgggaaatggaccatgTACCACATGCCGTGCTCACATgccatgaagtgctttcaacaaacaggtttaggggcaaccaactatgttgataggtaa